The DNA sequence TTTCTGTGTTTGATTGGATTTCATCGTTTCTCCAGCTGCTATAGATTGTTTTTGATAACTGTGCTTGCAGGTAGTGAAGAATCTGGTGGCTTCCTTTGATGTCATTTCAAGCACTGATGATCAAGGAAACACCTCATTGCATGTGGCCGCATATATGGGTCACTTGGCTGTGGTGGAGTTTTTGATTCATGAATCTCCCTCTTTAACTTCTCTGTCAAACTCCCATGGAGATACTTTTCTTCATCTGGCTGTTGCTGGTTTTAGAACCTCTGGCTTTAGAAGATTAGACCGGCAGATCGAGCTCATGGAGCATCTGATACACGTCGAGTTGATGAACGTAGAAGAGATCATCAACATCAGGAACAACGATGGAAAAACTGCGCTTCACGTGTCGGTAATGGCGAATGTTCAGTGTGATTTGGTGGAGCTGCTTATGTCTGTGCCATCAATAGACTTGAACATTACTGATGAGGATGGCTTGACCCCTCTTGATCTTCTCGAACAACAGCCACGATCACCGTCTTTGGAGATTCTGATCAAACGATTTGTTTCTGCTGGAGGGATCTCGAGTCGTTGTGATAATATGTCATCAAATGCTTTCGTTTCCCATTTGAAAATGCAGGGCATTGGAAGCAGTCCTGGAACTTCTTTCAGAGTTCCAGATGCAGAGATATTCTTGTACACAGGCATCGAAAACGTGTCGGATGCAACTCGTGATCAAGTAGATGAGGACTTCGATTTATGCTCCAATGTCGAATGCGATTCATTTGATTCATCAAACAAGAAGCCAACCTCCGTAAATCATACGACGAAACGGCTGAACTTCCTCTTGGGATGGCCTAAGAGTAAAGAGAAAAAGCCTGCAAGAACAGATTGGATAGATGATTATTGTTCAGAGCTGTGTGATATATCAAGAACTTCACAACCAAACCAAGTTTCACTTAGACGTCAATATTCAGACATTTCGTGCCTTTCACACAACAGAAGAACACATCCAGCCGTGACCATTTCTCCAAGCCCCTCAACCAGGAAAAGGTTTGCTGCTGGACTGATGCACGGCGTTATCCAAGCAACACCGAAGTTAGCAGTTCCAGCCCGATCGCTATCGAGTACCTTGGCGGGGACTCCCATGTCATCTCCAATGTCAACTGGCATTGATGGAGTCTCTTGCTCCAAAAGGAAAGTGTCAAGTACAAAGTCGAGACAAGATTCCTTCAACAGAAAGATGTTGATGAACCAGTACTTCTGTTTCGGCGCGCAAGGTATCGCTGTCGAAGATCCGATCAGCTGCAAGAGGGAAAGCCAGAATGACAGTAATGTTGGCTCTCTGGTAGCTTAATGTTAAAACTGAGTGTACATAGAACTTGAATCAATAAGCAAGAACACAAAGGGTAGGTGGGTATTGATTGTATTACAAATTCCCAAAGTGTTTGGCTTATTTCTATCGTTTCATGGGATTGAAATGTAATCAATTTTCACTCACACTTATGGTTCTGCCCAAGAACTTGAAGAACCATATGAGAATGTGATTCAATGGAATCCAATTCCCATCCCAAGGACCACACaatgtctttctttttgttgtactCTACTTTTGGCGCTAAGTTTGCTGCCTTCTTTCAACTCCAAACCTCAAAGTTCCTTTTTCGCGAATCACAAGTGTGATGTGACTTTTTATACGATGTATCACCAAAAGTTgcataaatgattaattaattaattaattaattatatagttcataaattttaattctaaaatttgttataatttaatctttctCCATGAAAACCTTATTTATCATGTACAAACATATTACCAAATCTTGAGAACCATTTTTACAATagaatacaaaattattaCCATTTCTAAAGgataaaattattaacaaaaactTCATGTATAAAAAGTGTTTATAAACAAGGTTGGTGGCTGAGAATAGAattgttgtatttatttatactgAAACTatttttcatcatcatcatcatcatatatatatatatatatatatatatatatatatatgaaactATTCAATTGTCCTTCACGTGAGCAGTGGAACCAAATAATTGATACATAATATTAATAGCTGAAGATAACCTGTCcatagaatgaaaaagaaaaaagaaaaaagaggctGATATTAGCTGGTCGAATTGGAATGGTTGCTGTGGTGACGTGTCGTAAGCAGCTCAAGGATGTTTGTTCGAACACAGATCGAACGATCTAAAAGTCATTATAGAACTATAAgcaaaaataatacaaatgaTAAGGGATCTAGAGAAATTTcttagaaattgaaattgtaattataaatcataattgCAACTCGAAAGGCTTCAACAAAATCTGGTGTTAAAAGACAGAAAGTGGCAGAAAGCAACACGTATCGTTTgacaataaaatcaaaaaccAAATTATATGAGCAAATGACAACTGACCTACATAACCATCCCGCCATCGATGGTGAAAACCTGCAGATCAAACATACATTGATGAAATGAAGAAGGAACTCTCACTTGTAATCGTGCAAGGAAAACggatattaaaagaaaaagggaaatggAACTTTCCGCACCTGTCCTGTAATGTAACTAGCTGCAGGGTTAAGAGCCAAGAATTCAACAAGTCCAGCAACTTCTTCGGGTTGGCCATATCTTGCTGAAACAATGTGGAATCGAGATATTGTTACGATCatcatatatttttccaaaacaACTTATTATGAATCAATGAAATCACAACAATCAATCATATAGGAGTTTCCTGGACTCACCCATGGGGATAGAATCCataattttcttctcaatctcTGGCCCAAGCTTGGCAGTCATGTCGGACGCAATAAACCCAGGAGCAACAGCATTAACctggaagaaaattttattacgATGGTTCACATTGTCCACTAGCCTTCAGCATTATACATAAGAAACCATTCTTATTAAAGAAGTTGAAATTGCAGAGCATACGTTGATGTTTCTGCT is a window from the Cucurbita pepo subsp. pepo cultivar mu-cu-16 chromosome LG07, ASM280686v2, whole genome shotgun sequence genome containing:
- the LOC111797992 gene encoding protein phosphatase 1 regulatory subunit 12A-like, with amino-acid sequence MPPLFFPLRWESTGEQWWYATPIDWAAANGFYDIVRELLHLDPNLLIKLTSLRRIRRLETVWDDEAQFEDVAKSRSYVARKLLLEGELKGGKNSLIRAGYGGWLLYTAASAGDMDFVMELLEKDPLLVFGEGEYGVTDILYAAARSKNCEAFKLLLDFALSLRCCPSPGEGTMEESSESEMEMPSAFRWEMMNRAIHCAARGGNLVIMTELIGDCPDVLIYRDAQGSTILHTAAARGQIEVVKNLVASFDVISSTDDQGNTSLHVAAYMGHLAVVEFLIHESPSLTSLSNSHGDTFLHLAVAGFRTSGFRRLDRQIELMEHLIHVELMNVEEIINIRNNDGKTALHVSVMANVQCDLVELLMSVPSIDLNITDEDGLTPLDLLEQQPRSPSLEILIKRFVSAGGISSRCDNMSSNAFVSHLKMQGIGSSPGTSFRVPDAEIFLYTGIENVSDATRDQVDEDFDLCSNVECDSFDSSNKKPTSVNHTTKRLNFLLGWPKSKEKKPARTDWIDDYCSELCDISRTSQPNQVSLRRQYSDISCLSHNRRTHPAVTISPSPSTRKRFAAGLMHGVIQATPKLAVPARSLSSTLAGTPMSSPMSTGIDGVSCSKRKVSSTKSRQDSFNRKMLMNQYFCFGAQGIAVEDPISCKRESQNDSNVGSLVA